AGAAGCTCACCAACATGCGTGCGGCCTCCTCCGACTCCTTCGAGTCCATGACCCCGCCGCGCCAGCTCACCCTCGAGGAATGCCTGGAGTTCGCCCGCGAGGACGAGTGCGTGGAGGTCACCCCCGAAGAGGTGCGCATCCGCAAGGTCGTGCTCGATGCGAACGCTCGTGCGCGTTCCGCATCGCGGATCAAGAACCAGAAGTAAGGCCTTCCCGCCCGTGACAGCGCGGGGTCGGACACGCAGCAACGTGTGTCCGGCCCCGCGCTGTGCTGTACGGGCGGGTAGGTGTCGGTGCGCGGTGTCGGTGTCGGCGTATGCGCGGTGTCGGCGGCGAGGCGTATGATCTGGGCATGTCCGTGATCCACGCCACCACCATGCACCCGTCGAAGCTCGAACTGCTCGCGGAGTGGCTGCCGCTCCAGCCGTGGTTCTCCGGCGACATCGCGCAACTCAGCTCGCTCGGCGCATACCGCTTCGACGACCCGGAGGGCGAGGTCGGACTCGAGGGCTACCTGCTGACGGCCGGTGGCGACACCGTGTACCACGTGCCGCTCAGCTATCGCGGGGCGCTGCTCGAGGGCGGTGAGGCGTCCCTCGTCGGCACCTCCGAGCACGGGGTGCTCGGCACGCGGTGGATCAGCGACGCGACCGGGGACCCGGTGTATCGCGCCGTGCTCGCCACCGCGGTCGCCCAGGGGGGATCGGAGGCTCAGCTCGTGCTGCGGAACGCCGACGGCGCCGAGTCGGCACTCGAGCGGGCCGTGCACGTGCGGGGCTCAGGATCCGCGGGCGCGCCCGTGCCCGGGCTGTGGGACGCCGTCGCGGAGGAGCACGGCGACTGGGTGGAGCTCTCGACGCCGCTCGCGACGCTCGCCGTACGGCGGGTCGTGGATCCGGCGGTGCCGTCCCCGGCGATCCCGTCGCTGGCGGTGCCGACGACCGAGGTGCTGCGCGCCACGTGGCCGGGGCAGCTCGAGCCGACGGTGCTCGCGGCGTTGGTGGTGTAGCGCCGCGCTGAGGTGCCGTGCGGCGGTGCCGTGCGGCGGTGCCGTGCATCGGTGGTTCGCGGCGGTGCGTCGCGACCCGCCGTGCGGCGCTCTCCAGTGCCCGCCCGTTTTCGTTTTTTGCCGACGACCCGATAGAGTATTCCTTGCGTGAAAGCGCGATCGGGATGTGGCGCAGCTTGGTAGCGCACGTCGTTCGGGACGACGGGGTCGCAGGTTCAAATCCTGTCATCCCGACAGAGAGCCCCGGAACACCGCTGAGATTTCAGTGGAGTTCCGGGGCTCTGTTGTTGGTGGGCTGTGGTGTTTCCGGCCCGACGTTCCGGGGTCACTTCGGGGGAGTGTCGACCGCGTCGCACCACGCCAAACTGACCCCGCAACGGGCGTGCTGCATCATCGGCCCGCCGCCGGCCCGCCGCCAGCCCGCCGCTCAGCCCAGCTCCGCCGCCTCCGCGTCGGTCAGCTCCAGCTCGCGGCCGTTGTCGCCCAGCCAGAAGTGATGGCGCTGGCCGGGCAACGGATCCGTGCGCATGACGAGCGTGTACGTCGCGCCATCGAGCACCTTCACCCGCTGAGCCGCGCGCGCCTTCTTCTGCCGCTCGTCGGAGATGAGCCCGAAGGCGATTCCGATGGCCAGGCCGGCGCTCAACCAGACCCCGACGTTGTCCGTCAGCAGGCCGATCACGAGGCCGAGCGGCAGGCCGATGCCGATACCGAGCGACAAACCGTAGTTGGGGTTCGACTGCGGTGAGCTCGACCGAGACCGTTGCGATGCGTTCATGGGGTGCTCCCTTCTGCGTACGTCCCATTCTCATCGCGGGCTCGGGCTCGCACTTCCCTCGGTCGGGGGATCCTCTCCGCCCCGCGGCGGATCTCGCCGCGCCCCGGTTCGGGAACGGTGGATCGATCCGCCGTTGGTAGATTGAGAACCATGTTCAATAGATGGGCCCGCACCGATCGCACCGAACGCGGGACCTCGCCCGGGAGCGGATCGGGATCAGGATCCGGCAACAGGACCGGTTCGGGCCACGGGCACGGTCACTCACACGATCTGCCGAGCAGTGCCGTCGCCACGAGCCGGGTCGTCCGGATCGTGACGTTCGCCGTGCTGGCGGCCGTGGCCATCGCGACCGTGGCGGGGCTCGTGTCGCTCTGGCCGAACGGGAACCAGGTATCGGAGGTGGCGACCCAGAGCGGCACGACGGCCCAGGACGTGCGGTACGAGGAGGGAGAGATCCTCGGGATCACCGAGGAGTGCGCGACACCGGGATCACCTGAGTCGGATGCCGGCATGAGCGTGGGGGAGCGCTGCATCACGGCGAGCGTGGGCGTCCGATCCGGCCCCGACTCCGGCCGCATGCTCAGCCTGCCGGTCCGTGGCGCGCTCGCCGCAGCCGGACTGCAGACCGGCGACCGGGTCGAGCTCATCGCCTATACGGTCGCCCCGGCGGTGGCACAGGACACCCCGGGCGGCGCTGCCGCAGCGGACGACGCCGAGCCCGGCGCCGAGCCCGGCGCCGCGACCGACCCCGCGACCGACGCCGCAGCAGACGCCCCCGCCACCGAGTACGACGTCTCCGCGGCGAACTACGGCGTCTCCGGCGTCTTCCGCGGACTGCCGCTCGCCCTCCTCGCGCTGCTCTTCGTCGCGGTCGTCGTCTGGATCGGTCGAATCCGCGGATTCCTCGCGCTCGTCGCTCTCGCCGTGAGCGCCTGGGTGCTCCTCGCGTTCATCCTGCCCGCGCTCGTGACGGGGCAGCCGGGGCTCCCGGTCGCGCTCGTCGGATCGAGCGCGATCATGTTCGCGACCCTGTACTTCGTGCACGGGCCGACCATGCGCACGACCGCGGCGCTGATCGGCACCCTCTGTGGCATCCTGATCATGGCCGCCATCTCCCTCATCGCCGTGCATACCACCCGACTCAGTGGCATCGGAGACGAGGCATCCGGCGTCCTCTCCGGCGTCACCACCCAGATCGACTTCCGGGGGCTCCTCACCTGCGCCATCATCATCGCCGGGCTCGGGATCCTCAACGACGTCACCATCACCCAGGCTTCGGCGGTGTGGGAGCTGCGCGCGGCCGCCCCCGCGATGGCGCGGCGCGAGATCTACGCCCGCGCGATGCGGATCGGTCGCGACCACATCGCGTCGACCGTCTACACCGTGTTCTTCTCCTATGTCGGCGCCGCGCTCAGCGTGCTCCTGCTGCTGTACCTCACCGATCGACCGGTGCTGTCGCTCCTGACGAAGGAGGACATCGCGGTCGAGCTCGTGCGGACGTTCTGCGGTTCCATCGGTCTGGTGCTCGCCGTGCCGATCACGACCTGGGTGGCGACGCTGTTCACCCCGCCGGGGCTCGACGAGCTGCCGGAGCGGTGGCGCTCGACGGACGCGGCCGTCGTGCCCGAGCGGTCGTGACTAGACTGGGAGGCACGGAACGGTTTCGCTGAACGCTACAGGTGTTGGGGGCGTTGGAATGTTCGATCTGCGCGATGTCGCTCGCGGCCGCGAACTGGTGATGGTGTCGAATCGACTGCCGGTCGATCGGGTGCGGCTGCCCGACGGCTCGGCCGAGTGGCGCACGTCGCCCGGCGGGCTCGTCACCGCGGTCGAGCCGATCGTGCGCGAGCTCGGCTGCCTCTGGGTGGGCTGGGCCGGCAGTACGGACGAGGAGATCGAGCCGTTCGAGATCGGGTCGATGCGCCTCGCGCCGATCCCGCTCAGCAGCGATGAGATGGCGTCCTACTACGAGGGCTTCTCGAACGGCACGCTCTGGCCGCTCTACCACGACGTGATCTCGGCGCCGGTGTACCACCGCACCTGGTGGGATTCCTACCAGCGGGTGAACCGCCGCTTCGCCGAGCGCGTCGCCGAGGAGGCCGCTGAGGGGGCCATCGTCTGGGTCCACGACTACCAGCTGCAGCTCGTGCCCGAGATGCTGCGCGAGCTCCGCCCCGACGTCACGATCGCGTTCTTCCTGCACATCCCGTTCCCGCCGCGCAGCCTGTTCGCGCAGCTGCCGTGGCGGCGGCAGATCACGCGCGGTCTGCTCGGCGCCGACGTGATCGGCTTCCAGCGCGTGCAGGACGCGGTGAACTTCCGCTTCGTCACGGAGCGCTACGCCGGTGCTCCGGCACGCGGCAACACCATCGTGATCCCGGAGGCACCGGGGCGCCCGTCGCGCTCGGTGCTGGCGCAGGAATTCCCGATCTCCATCGACGCCGGCGGCTTCGAGGCGCTCGCCGCGAGCCCCGAGGTGCGGCACCGCGCGCAGGAGATCCGGGAAGAGCTCGGCACGGATCGCACGATCCTGCTCGGGGTCGACCGATTGGACTACACGAAGGGGATCCGGCACCGCCTGAAGGCCTTCGAGGAACTGCTCGAGGACGGCGAGATCAGCGCGCAGGACACGGTGCTCGTGCAGGTCGCGAGCCCGAGTCGTGAGCAGGTCGAGGCCTATCAGCGCTTGCGCGAAGAAGTCGAGGTGACGGTCGGGCGGATCAACGGCGCCCACGGATCGATCGGGCATGCCCCGCTCGTCTACCTGCACCGGGGCTACTCGCGCGACGAGATGGCCGCGCTCTACCTCGCCGCCGACGTCGCGGTCGTCACGCCGCTGCGCGACGGCATGAACCTCGTGGCCAAGGAGTACGTCGCCTGCCGCGCCGACGAGGGCGGCGCGCTGATCCTGAGCGAGTTCACCGGCGCCGCTGATGAACTGCGCGACGCCCTGCTCATCAACCCTCACGACATCGAGGGGGTCAAAGCCGCGATGCTGCGTGCGATCCACCTGCCGCGAGATGAGCAGCGCCGTCGTATGCGGTCGCTGCGCCGTGCAGTGTACGACAACGATGTCGCGCACTGGGCGAATCAGTATCTCGGATCGGTCGCGGCGGTCGCGGAGAACCGGTCCCGGGTGCTGGAACAGGCGCAGAGCCCGGAGGGGCCCGAGCCGACCGCCGCACCCGAGGTGTTCGTCTCCAGCGCGCTGCGGGCGCGCTTGCGGCGGCTCGCGACCGCCCCCACCCTCATCGTGGCCAGCGACTTCGACGGCACGCTCGCGCCGATCGTCGGCCGTCCGCAGGACGCGCGGATCCTGCCCCGAGCCCGCCAGGCGCTCGACGTGCTGCAGGAGTCGCCCGGGGTGCAGGTGATCCTGCTCACGGGGCGCTCCATCGACGGGCTCCAGGTCACGGGACTCGAGTCCGACGCCTGGATCCTGTCGGCGTCTCACGGCGCCGAGCTCACCGGGCTGGAGGCGGCGACCGGTGGCCGGGCGGGTGCCGGGACCGGGTCCGGCGCCGAGACCGAGGGCGTGGCATCGACCGCGACGGGCCCGCTCAGCGATGACGAGGAGCAGCGCCTCTCGCGCCTGTCGCGTCGCTTCGATCGGGTCTTCCGCGACGAGGACGGCGTGCGGCTCGAGCGGAAGCCGTTCGGGATCGTCGTGCACACCCGCGAGGTGGCGGAGGCCGAGCGCGCGGACGAGCTGCTCGCGGCGGCGGTGGAGCTGGGTGCCGTGCCGGGGATCCAGATGCGCGAGGGCAAGCAGGTCCGCGAGTTCTCGGTGCGCACGAGCGACAAGGGGTCGGCGCTGCAGCAGATCCGCGCGCTGCTGCCGGCGGCGCCGGTGCTGTTCCTCGGCGACGACGTGACGGACGAGGACGTGTTCCGCGTGCTCGGCCCCGACGACCTCGGGATCAAGGTCGGGGCGGGGGACACCGCGGCGAAGGAGCGGGTGAGTGACCCCGAGGCCGCGGCGATGGTGCTCGCGCAGTTGAGCGAGCTGCGCACCGGCATCGTGATCGGCACCGACGGGATCGCGCCGCACTAACTTATTCGCGATCTGCCGCACTAGCCAATCCGCGATCCGCCGCGCAAGCCCTTGCCGGGCCCCCGGTGCGCCGGGCAGGCTGGTGCCGGGCCCCGACAGGAGGCCCGCTGGGGACCGAGCGACGCCGGGCCCCGGAGGAAAGGACCGACGATGCACGCACCCGATGAGTTGACGTTCGGCGTCGAGGAGGAGTATCTCCTGCTCGACCGCGAGACCGGCCGACCAGCCGATCGTGCGGCCGAGATCATCCGTGAGCTGCCGATCCCCGGCGACCGCGCGGATCGCGAGTTCTTTTCCAGCCAGCTCGAGACCGCGACGGCGGTCTGCACCCGCGCGGACGAGGCGGAGGCGTCGCTCACGGAGTTCCGACGCGCCGCTTCCCGGATCGCCGCCGCGCACGGCGCCGTGCTCGCGGGCACAGGCCTCCCGCCGCTCGGCGGCGACGTCGCCGGCACCGTGACCCCGAAGTCCCGCTACCGCGAGATCCAGGCGACGGTGCGAACGGCGGCGGCGCACCAGTACGGTACGGGCACCCATGTGCACGTCGCCGTTCCGTCCCGCGACGCGGGCGTCGATGTGCTGGCCCGGCTCGCGCGGTGGAGCCCGGCGCTCCTCGCCCTCACCGCGAACTCGCCGCTGTGGTGCGGTGAACCGACGGGATTCGCGAGCTGGCGTCACATCAATGCGCTGCAGTGGCCGGTCACGGGATACCCGCCGCCGTTCGAGAGCGGCGCGGACTACACGCGCACCATCTCCGAGCTGGTCGCGAGCGACATTCTGATCGATCCCGGGCTCGTGACCTGGGTCGCCCGCCTCTCCGAGCGCTATCCGACGGTCGAGCTGCGGATCGCCGATGCTCAGCTCGCCGCGGCCGACGCGGTGGACTTCGCGCTGCTCGCCCGCGCCCTGGTGTCGGCGGCGCTGCGGGAGCACGAAGCCGGGATCCGGGCGCCGCGCCTCACACCGACGACCGTCGACGGGGCGATCTGGCTCGCCGCGCGCGATGGGCTCGAGGGGCGGCTCGTCGATCCGCTGCTGGGTGTGGCGCAGCCGGCCTTCGACCTCGTGGACCGCATGCGGGAGTCGGTCACCGCGGATCTCGACGCGGCCGGCGACCTCGGCCGGGTGACGGCGTACTTGGAGCGGCGACGACGGCTCGGGAGCCCGGCGCGGGTGCAGGAGGCTCGCTTCGCCGACGCCGGCATCGCCGGGCTGCTCGACCTGTACGCTGCGGGATCCGGGCGAGGCGCGGGCGCCGCGGAAGATCCCGGGCCCCCTGACCCTTCCGAGCGCTCCGGGCCGTCGCGTGGCTAGCGCCCGCCGCCCCATCACCCGCGAGATCGTCGATGGATCACCGATCTATCGGCTCCGCGGGCGTCGCATCACGCGGGTGCGAGAGATCGAGCGCCTCAACGCCCTGGCGATCCCGCCCGCCTGGGTCGACGTCGAGATCGCGCGCTCGCCCTCCGCGAAGGTGCTCGCCCGCGGACTCGACGCCGCGGGGCGGGTGCAGGCCATCTATCATCCGGCGTTCCGACGCAAGCAGGATCGCGCGAAGTTCACCCGCCTGATCCGTTTCGCCGACCAGCTGCCCGCGCTGCGCGCGCAGGTCGACCGCGACCTCCGCAAGCGCAGTCTCAGCCGTGAGCGTGTGGTGGCCTGCATCCTCCGCATCATCGACGAGGAGTACTTCCGCGTGGGCAACGCGGCGTATGCGCGGCGCCATCGCAGCTACGGCGCCACGACGCTGCGCACCTCCCACGCCACCGCGACGAGCACCTCGGTCACGTTCGATTTCGTCGGCAAGGGTGGCAAGCGGCACACGCGGACGATTCGGGATCGCCGGGTCGCCACGCTCATCGCGCGGCTCGAGGAGCTGCCCGGGGCGGAGCTGTTCCGGTTCCTGGACCAGGAGGAGCCCGGGGGAGAACCGATCGTGCGGAACGTCGACAGCCGGCACGTGAACGCGTACGTCAAGCGAGTGATGGGGGAGGAGTTCACCGCGAAGGACTTCCGCACCTGGGGCGGCACGATGCTCGCCACGTCCCGCCTCCTCGAGGTGGATCCGGTGGAGTTCGAGACGCCGACGTCGACGGCCCGGGCCGTCCGCGGCGTGGTCGCGGCGGTGGCCGAGCGGCTGGGCAACACCCCGGCGGTCACCCGGTCGTCGTACATCGATCCGCGGGTGCTTGCGGCCGCCGAGGATCCCGCGCTGCTCGCGCGCCTGCGCCGATCCCGCGCGCGGCTACGCGACCGACGCCACTGGAGCGCCGACGAGCAGTGCACGGTGCGGTTGCTCCGGGGCACGTAGGCGGGTGCCGGGATCCGGGGTTCGGATGCCGGGTCCTGGGCGCTGGGCCCGGGTGCCGACTTTGGGCGCAGGCTAACCGGTCGACGGGGAGATGTCGAGGCCTCGCCGCACGCGGTCGCGCGCCCGTAGCGTGGCAGGAGAGCACCGCGCGACCGGTGCGCAAGTCATCATCCGCCCCGTATCGCCGATTGGAGACCACCGTGCCGAAGCACAACCCGAGCCTCAAGGATCCCGAACTCTACGAGACGCTTCGAAGCGAGGGTGCCTCCGCGGAGAAGGCCGCGCGCATCTCCAACGCTGCGGCGAAGGAGGGGCGTTCGAAGGTCGGGCGGCGCGGGGGCAACGCCGAGGACTACGAGGACCGCACCGTGCCGGAGCTGCGGGCTCGCGCCCGCGAGCTGGGGCTGTCGGGGTATTCGAAGCTCCGCAAGCAGGAGCTGATCGACCTGCTCCGCGAGCACTGAGCCTGTGGCGCCGGGGTGCAGCGCCACACACCGTGGCGTGCAGCGCCGATTGCGGCGGAGATCTCACGTATAGCGGAGCGAATTCAGCGTTTCGCTCCGTAATTGCTGAGATCTCCGCACGCATTGACGCCTGATGGGTGCTGGTGGCCGATCCCGACCGCCATCCACGAGCCGCCGGCCATGCCGCCGCACCCTACGAACCGCCGAGCACCGCCTCGGTCGGCCCCGACTCGACCACGCGGCCGTCGCGCATCACCAGCACCCGGTCGGTGACCGCCCGGACCGCTGCGAGGTCGTGCGACACGAACACGAGCGTCAGCCGCCGCTCGCGCTGGAGATCCCGCAGCAGCGCCAGGATCCCCGCCTGCGTGGAGACGTCGAGGGCCGAGACGGGCTCGTCGCAGACGAGCACGTCGGGATCCGCGGCAATCGCGCGGGCGATCGCGATCCGCTGCCGCTGCCCGCCCGAGAGGGTGCTCGGGCGGCGGTGGGCGAGCTCGGGATCGAGGCCGACGCGTCGGAGCAGGTCGGCCGTGCTCGTGCCGGGGAGCCGGTTCGAAGCGGCGAGGATCCGTTCGACCCGCCACCGCGGATCGAACGTCGCGAGCGGATCCTGCGGGATCAGCCGGATCCGAAGGGCGGGATCCGCGCGGGTGATGGTGCCGGAGTCGACGCGTTCCGCGCCGACGAGCACCCGCGCGAGGGTCGTCTTGCCGGCCCCCGATTCGCCCACGACGCCGACGGCCTCGCCCCGGGCGAGGGTGAGGTCGACGTCGACGAGGGCGGCCGTCCCGCCCTCGTGCGCCGGGAACCTGCGGTGGATGCCGCGCATTTCGAGCACGGTGCCACCCGGTGCGGGCGGCGGCCCCGGCTTCGGCCCGGCGGGCATGGAGTCGATGAGGCGTCGCGTGACCGGGTGCTGCGGGTCTGCCAGGAGCTCGGCAGTGGAGCCCGTCTCGACGATGCGGCCGCGATCCATCACGGCGATGCGATCCGCGACGCGCGCAACGCTGCCGAGGTCGTGGCTCACCAGCAGCAGCGCGGTGCCGCGGGCGGTGATCGCGCGGAACTCCTCCAGGATGATCGACGCCGTCGACGGATCGAGCGCTGTCGTCGGTTCGTCGGCGATGAGCAGTCGGGGCTCGCCGATGAGTGCGGAGGCGATGAGCGCGCGCTGGCGCATCCCGCCCGAGAGCTGGTCCGAGCGCTGGGATGCGCGCAGCTCGGCGTGCGGCAGCCCCGCGTCACGGAGGGCCTGGAGTACCCGGGTGCGTCGCGCTGTCCCGCGGATCCCGCGGATGGTGAGGGTTTCCCCGACCTCGGCCGCGATGGTGCGCAGGGGATCGAGTGACTGGAGCGCGTCCTGCAGCACGAGCGACACCGTCGCGCCCCGCAGCGTCCGCCAGGTGCGCGGGCGCGCTCGGCGGACGTCCGTGCCCGACAGCGTGAAGGCCTCGGCGGCCACGTCCCAACCGGGTTCCGCCTGAGTGAGCCCCAGCAGGGTGCGCGTCAGCACCGACTTCCCGGCGCCGGATTCCCCCACGATCGCGAGGCACTCTCCGGCCGCGACGGTGAGGGAGACGCCGTCGAGGATCGGCGGTCGCTGCGGATGGCGTCGGTCATGACGCGCCACGCGCAGTCCGCGCACCGCGAGCACGGGCTCGGCGGAGTCGAGCGGTGCGGCGGGGTCGACGGGCGCGACGGGATCGAGCGGTGTCGTCGGATCCAGTGGTGCAGTGCTCATCGGAGGCCTCCGCTCGCGCCGAGCCGTCGGCCGAGGGCGGTGAGCGCCGCCGCGGTCGCGACGATCGCGAGGCCCGGGAACACCGTCATCCACCACGCCGTCGCGATGTAGACCCGACCGGAGTTGAGCATGGCCCCCCACTCGGGGGAGGGCGGCAGCGCGCCGAGCCCGAGGAAGCCGAGGGCGGAGACCCAGATGATCGCCTGCCCCACCCCGAGAGTCGCCGCCGAGGCCAGCGGCCAGAGCGAGTTCGGCGCGATGTGCCGGGTGAAGAGGCGGAGCGGACCCGTGCCGTCGAGCCTCGCCCACTCCACGTACCCGCTCTGGGAGATGCCGCGCACCCGTGCTCGCAGCATCCGCGCGTACCCGGGGATGGTCGCGAGCCCGATCGCGAGGGTCGACGTTGCGGGGCCACCGCCCATGACCGCGATGAAGAGCAGCGCCATGACCAGGGTCGGCAGGGCGAAGAGCACCTCGAATACCCGGGCGAGGAACGCGTCGAGAATCCGCGGTCCGAGCCCGGCGGCGAACCCCAGGACAGCGCCGATCCCGATCCCGATCCCGGTCGCGGCCAGCCCGATGCCGATCGAGGCGGCGGCGCCGTGCACCACCCGCGTGTAGAGGTCGCGCCCCGATTCGTCGGTGCCGAACGGGTGCGCGAGCGACGGGGGCTGCAGCGACGCGCGCGGGTCGATGGCGAGCGGATCGCCGGGCGCGAGCAGCCCCGGCGCGACCACGGTGACGGCCGTGAGCACCAGCACGACGAGCGCGGGCGCCAGGCCCCAGTCGAGCGCGGGCGGCCATCTGCGCCCCGTGTCCGCGGTCCGAGCCGCGGTCGCCGGCGCGCTCACGCCCCCACCGCCTCGGTCGGTGCCGGGGTGATTCCGGGCCGGGCGGAGTGCCGCGGGTCGACGAGCACCTCGATCGCGCTCGACAGCAGCAGGATGGCGACGTAGAGCAGCGCGATGACTGTCACCGCCCCGATGACCACCGGCACGTCGCGCACGGTCGCGGCCTCGAGCAGGAGCCGCCCGAGCCCCTGCCGGGCGAAGAGCGCCTCCACGACCACGGCACCGCTCAAGAGGGAGCCGTACGCCCAGCCCGAGAGGGCGATCGCGGGAAGTGCGGCGTGCCGGAGGGTGTGGGTCAGAAAGACGCGCGATTCCGAGGCCCCGCGCGAGCGAGCCGTCGTGGCGAACGGAGCGTCGTCGACCTCGGCGAGGGAGCCGTGGAGGATGTGCGCCAGGTAGCCCGCGATCGGTACGGCGAGGGTGATGACCGGGAGGATCAGCCCCGCGGGCTGCGCACCGGAGCTGGTCGCGGGCAGGATCCCGAGCCCGGTCGAGAAGACGAGGATGAGCACGGCCCCGAGGAAGAACTGCGGGACGACACTCGCGACGGTCTCGATCGCCGACAGGGTCGCGCGGACCAACGAGCCCGCCCGCCCGCGGCTCGTCGTAGCGATCAGGGTGCCGATCACCGCGAGCACCCAAGCGAGGGCCAGCGCCAGGGTGGCGAGCAGGATCGTCGGCGGCACGTTCTCCGCGAGGAGATCGGCGACGGGCTGCTTCCGCGCGTACGAGTCGCCGAACTGGAGCGTCGCGATGCGCCACAGCTGCGCGAGGTACTGCACGAAGACCGGCTGATCGAGCCCGTAGGCCTCCGTTGCGCGGGCGACCGCCTCCGGCCCCGCCTGCGAGCCGGGGCCGCCCATGATCGCCTCGAGCGGATCACCCGAGGCCCGCAGCGCGACGAAGACGACGGTCGCCGTGATCCAGACGACGAGCAGCGCGGAGCCGACGCGGGCGAGCACGCCGCGGAGGAGGCGTGTCGCTCGCCCGCCCCGTCGGCCGCCCGCCCGCTCGCTCACCCGGCCAGCCTACTCGGCGAGCTGCGCGTTGATGAAGGTCGGCGTGGCGACCGTGCCGAGGGTCGTGACGCCGCTCGCACCCCGCACGAGGAAGTGGTTCTGCTGGTCGTAGAGCGGCAGCACCGTGAAGCTCTCGAGGATCCGCTGCTGCGCATCGGCGTACAGCTCGGCGCGCTGGGCCTCGTCGAGCGTGGCGGAGGCCTCGTCGAGGATCGCATCGAGCTCGGGATCGGAGAGCTGGGCGTGGTTGGCGAAGTAGCCGGAGGGCGCGGGCACGATCCCGTCGGAGTGGTACAGGATCCGGAGCACGTCCGGGCCGACCTTCGTATAGGGCGCACTCACAGCCTCGTACTCGTTCGCGCCGAGGGCGCCGTACCACGTGCTCAGGTCGACCGGCGTGAGGATCACGTCGAAGCCGACCGCCGCGGCGTTCGCCTGGATCTGCTCGAAGAGCGACTGCTCGGCGGCGACCGACTGGTTGGTGCTGACGGGGAACCGGACGGTGAGTCGCTGGCCGTCCTTCACGCGGATGCCGTCCTCGTCGGTGGCGCTCCAGCCCGCCTCGTCGAGGAGGCGTTCGGCGGCTGCCGGGTCGGTGTCGAAGAGCGCGGCGTCGCTGACCGCGGTCGGCTCGGTGCTCGCGAGGGGTGAGGTCGAGCGATCGGCGGTACCGAGATAGAGGGACTCGATGCCGGGTTCCGGATCCGCTGCCCGGATGAACGCCTCGCGCACACGGACGTCGTCGAACGGCGCCTGCCCGGCGTTCAGCTCGATGCGGTTCACCGAACCCGGGCGCGGGGCGTCGATGTGCTCGATGCCGGAGCCGTCCTGCTCCGCGGCGACGATCGAGTCCGGCTGGGGGTTGTCGATCACGTGCACCTCGCCGGAGGTGAGCGCGGCGTACCGGGTCGCCGCGTCCGGGATGAAGCGCCACTCGATGCGGTCGAGGTGCGCCGGACCGGTGTGGTCTGCCTCGGGCCGGAGGTGCGGTAGTCCTCGTTGCGCACGAGGGTGACCTGCTGCTGCGGCGTCCACTCCTCGACCGTGAACGGGCCGGTGCCGATGGGGGCCGCGCAGTTCTCCTCCATGCCGCGGGCGATGCCGGCGGGGGACTGGATCGCGGTCCACTGCTGGCTCATCGACTCGAGCAGCGCCGAGTCGGGGGACGACAGGTGGAACCGCACGTGCGTTGCATCGACCGGCTCGACCTCGGTGATCTTCTCGACCGCGAGATAGCCGGTGGACGACTGGGTCTCGGGATCCTGCAGGTGCTCGATGTTCGCCTTGACGGCCTCCGCGTCGAGCGGGGTGCCGTCGGTGAACGTGACGTCCTCCTGCAGCGTGAAGTCCCAGGTCAGGCCGTCCGTGCTGGTCTCCCACTCGGTCGCGAGCCACGGGGTGATCGTGCCATCGGCGGTGCGCCCGACGAGCGGCTCCAGGTACTGGGTCGAGATCAGGGCTTGCGGGTAGTTGCCGCCCACGTGGGGGTCGAGGCAGGTGGGCTCCGCGTCGCCCGTGGCGTAGACGAGCGTGCCGCCGTCGACGGCGGTGGTGGTGGCGTCCGAGGGTCCGCTGGTGCAGGCGCTCAGGGCGAGGGCGCCGACCGCGGCCGCGGCGAGC
Above is a genomic segment from Leucobacter rhizosphaerae containing:
- a CDS encoding maltokinase N-terminal cap-like domain-containing protein, encoding MSVIHATTMHPSKLELLAEWLPLQPWFSGDIAQLSSLGAYRFDDPEGEVGLEGYLLTAGGDTVYHVPLSYRGALLEGGEASLVGTSEHGVLGTRWISDATGDPVYRAVLATAVAQGGSEAQLVLRNADGAESALERAVHVRGSGSAGAPVPGLWDAVAEEHGDWVELSTPLATLAVRRVVDPAVPSPAIPSLAVPTTEVLRATWPGQLEPTVLAALVV
- a CDS encoding YibE/F family protein; the protein is MFNRWARTDRTERGTSPGSGSGSGSGNRTGSGHGHGHSHDLPSSAVATSRVVRIVTFAVLAAVAIATVAGLVSLWPNGNQVSEVATQSGTTAQDVRYEEGEILGITEECATPGSPESDAGMSVGERCITASVGVRSGPDSGRMLSLPVRGALAAAGLQTGDRVELIAYTVAPAVAQDTPGGAAAADDAEPGAEPGAATDPATDAAADAPATEYDVSAANYGVSGVFRGLPLALLALLFVAVVVWIGRIRGFLALVALAVSAWVLLAFILPALVTGQPGLPVALVGSSAIMFATLYFVHGPTMRTTAALIGTLCGILIMAAISLIAVHTTRLSGIGDEASGVLSGVTTQIDFRGLLTCAIIIAGLGILNDVTITQASAVWELRAAAPAMARREIYARAMRIGRDHIASTVYTVFFSYVGAALSVLLLLYLTDRPVLSLLTKEDIAVELVRTFCGSIGLVLAVPITTWVATLFTPPGLDELPERWRSTDAAVVPERS
- a CDS encoding bifunctional alpha,alpha-trehalose-phosphate synthase (UDP-forming)/trehalose-phosphatase, producing MFDLRDVARGRELVMVSNRLPVDRVRLPDGSAEWRTSPGGLVTAVEPIVRELGCLWVGWAGSTDEEIEPFEIGSMRLAPIPLSSDEMASYYEGFSNGTLWPLYHDVISAPVYHRTWWDSYQRVNRRFAERVAEEAAEGAIVWVHDYQLQLVPEMLRELRPDVTIAFFLHIPFPPRSLFAQLPWRRQITRGLLGADVIGFQRVQDAVNFRFVTERYAGAPARGNTIVIPEAPGRPSRSVLAQEFPISIDAGGFEALAASPEVRHRAQEIREELGTDRTILLGVDRLDYTKGIRHRLKAFEELLEDGEISAQDTVLVQVASPSREQVEAYQRLREEVEVTVGRINGAHGSIGHAPLVYLHRGYSRDEMAALYLAADVAVVTPLRDGMNLVAKEYVACRADEGGALILSEFTGAADELRDALLINPHDIEGVKAAMLRAIHLPRDEQRRRMRSLRRAVYDNDVAHWANQYLGSVAAVAENRSRVLEQAQSPEGPEPTAAPEVFVSSALRARLRRLATAPTLIVASDFDGTLAPIVGRPQDARILPRARQALDVLQESPGVQVILLTGRSIDGLQVTGLESDAWILSASHGAELTGLEAATGGRAGAGTGSGAETEGVASTATGPLSDDEEQRLSRLSRRFDRVFRDEDGVRLERKPFGIVVHTREVAEAERADELLAAAVELGAVPGIQMREGKQVREFSVRTSDKGSALQQIRALLPAAPVLFLGDDVTDEDVFRVLGPDDLGIKVGAGDTAAKERVSDPEAAAMVLAQLSELRTGIVIGTDGIAPH
- a CDS encoding carboxylate-amine ligase translates to MHAPDELTFGVEEEYLLLDRETGRPADRAAEIIRELPIPGDRADREFFSSQLETATAVCTRADEAEASLTEFRRAASRIAAAHGAVLAGTGLPPLGGDVAGTVTPKSRYREIQATVRTAAAHQYGTGTHVHVAVPSRDAGVDVLARLARWSPALLALTANSPLWCGEPTGFASWRHINALQWPVTGYPPPFESGADYTRTISELVASDILIDPGLVTWVARLSERYPTVELRIADAQLAAADAVDFALLARALVSAALREHEAGIRAPRLTPTTVDGAIWLAARDGLEGRLVDPLLGVAQPAFDLVDRMRESVTADLDAAGDLGRVTAYLERRRRLGSPARVQEARFADAGIAGLLDLYAAGSGRGAGAAEDPGPPDPSERSGPSRG